Proteins from a genomic interval of Quercus robur chromosome 9, dhQueRobu3.1, whole genome shotgun sequence:
- the LOC126700910 gene encoding serine/threonine-protein phosphatase 7 long form homolog: MDPYGAGPSIQTLLMGQDEHRSSLLWDAHLEGELLYLQEVPGVLTCRHREKGLLEGGLDGLDPRIAAYITDAGLDGLLRVPHMDLDHTLIIALVERWRLETHSFHLPHGEMTITLQDMEVIMGVPVDGLPVVVYTSPKTNWRELCGGWLGHRPLDRELGGNKNTAVMEGPRVKAKWLEDRFSNPLPVDGPEVLVQKYARFYILEMLGGIREDSQADRQCTAIGAVVGVGEISTHMSCDETSTPGTASRSTCYQVMSVLFGRWKGAKITTEHSMHVLCAYCVSLTSLRPNQIVWEPYTNYLAGQHIWRSIVPLIHFWVVKGHHPERVLRQFGMKQGIPVDVDTSTELHKITLQGKQHQNWAQVHALHIGKWAAHATIADAPPFHGEMSYNDEYMVWFRPRTVRHITKEISYWDTLVESQLRIMAKCEPGYEIYTDYIIALQSIEEIGRLTLDHARNVGNTSELAVGRGRQAGGRQGHGGCQSSQRRTSSWPLTSGQHHTPVPTSS; the protein is encoded by the exons ATGGACCCATATGGAGCAGGACCCTCTATACAGACTTTGTTGATGGGGCAGGATGAGCATCGTTCAAGTTTGCTTTGGGATGCTCATTTGGAAGGTGAG CTGCTTTATTTGCAAGAAGTGCCAGGTGTACTGACTTGTCGTCACCGGGAGAAAGGTCTGCTTGAAGGTGGGTTAGATGGGTTAGATCCACGAATTGCCGCTTATATCACTGATGCGGGGTTAGATGGGCTACTTCGGGTCCCACATATGGACCTTGACCACACATTGATCATAGCGTTGGTGGAGAGATGGCGGCTGGAGACACACTCATTCCACTTGCCCCACGGTGAGATGACCATCACACTACAAGATATGGAGGTTATAATGGGGGTACCTGTAGATGGCTTGCCGGTGGTGGTATATACATCCCCGAAAACCAATTGGCGCGAACTCTGCGGTGGCTGGCTAGGGCATAGGCCGCTAGATAGAGAACTTGGTGGTAATAAGAACACTGCAGTGATGGAAGGGCCGAGGGTAAAAGCCAAATGGCTTGAGGATCGGTTTAGTAACCCTCTCCCGGTTGACGGCCCTGAGGTGCTTGTGCAGAAGTATGCTCGGTTTTACATACTGGAGATGTTAGGTG GCATCAGAGAAGACAGCCAAGCAGATCGGCAGTGCACTGCTATTGGTGCAGTTGTGGGCGTGGGCGAGATTTCCACACATATGTCCTGTGATGAGACATCCACACCAGGCACTGCCTCTAGGTCCACTTGCTATCAG GTTATGTCTGTGTTGTTTGGTAGATGGAAAGGGGCTAAGATAACAACTGAACATTCAATGCACGTCCtgtgtgcctattgtgtgtcGCTTACTTCGCTACGGCCAAATCAG ATTGTCTGGGAGCCGTACACAAATTATTTGGCAGGCCAACACATATGGAGGTCTATCGTGCCGCTCATACATTTTTGGGTGGTTAAAGGCCATCATCCCGAACGTGTTCTCCGACAATTTGGGATGAAGCAAGGCATACCAGTCGATGTTGATACTTCAACTGAACTGCACAAGATAACCCTCCAGGGCAAGCAGCATCAAAATTGGGCCCAAGTACATGCCCTGCATATTGGTAAATGGGCTGCGCATGCCACAATTGCCGATGCACCGCCCTTTCATGGGGAGATGAGCTACAATGATGAGTATATGGTGTGGTTTCGTCCCCGCACTGTTCGCCATATTACAAAAGAGATTTCGTACTGGGACACTTTG GTTGAATCACAGTTGAGGATTATGGCAAAGTGCGAACCAGGGTATGAGATCTACACCGACTATATTATTGCCTTGCAATCTATTGAAGAGATCGGTCGGTTAACCTTGGACCATGCACGCAATGTGGGCAACACAAGTGAACTAGCTGTAGGGCGTGGTCGGCAAGCAGGTGGACGTCAAGGGCATGGAGGCTGTCAATCTAGTCAGCGTCGTACATCTAGTTGGCCTCTCACATCTGGTCAGCATCACACACCCGTGCCCACATCTAGTTGA